In Oscillospiraceae bacterium, one DNA window encodes the following:
- the rplS gene encoding 50S ribosomal protein L19 — translation MDLIKTMTDSCLKAEPPKFSIGDTVRVSVKIKEGERERIQAFEGTVIARKNSGISETFTVRRISYGVGVERVFPIHSPNIAGVEVVRKGTVRRGKLYYLRTRVGKSAKIKEKL, via the coding sequence ATGGATCTCATTAAAACAATGACGGATTCCTGCCTCAAGGCCGAGCCGCCCAAGTTCTCCATCGGCGACACCGTTCGCGTGTCGGTTAAGATCAAAGAGGGCGAGCGCGAGAGAATCCAGGCCTTTGAAGGCACGGTCATCGCCCGCAAAAACAGCGGCATCTCCGAGACGTTCACGGTTCGCCGCATCTCTTACGGCGTCGGCGTCGAGCGCGTGTTCCCGATTCACAGCCCGAACATCGCGGGAGTCGAAGTCGTCCGCAAAGGCACCGTCCGCCGCGGCAAGCTCTACTATCTGCGTACCCGTGTGGGCAAGTCCGCAAAGATCAAAGAAAAACTTTAA
- the lepB gene encoding signal peptidase I → MNDDAKSEPRYGFSYNLADFMLSMVKVTAVLVVVLMLLFRYAVVDGDSMVPTFENRDRVFAANIFYEPQRLDVVAVFEVNTLHKPLIKRVIGIAGDKIVVDAAAGKVYVNDIALEDAYVSGPTNEAGSVSYPVIVPEGYIFVMGDNRNYSYDSRYTEIGMIKLSAVIGKVVLRFYPVDKVTSQFS, encoded by the coding sequence ATGAACGACGACGCCAAAAGCGAACCGAGATACGGATTTTCCTACAACTTAGCCGATTTCATGCTCAGCATGGTCAAAGTCACCGCCGTGCTGGTGGTGGTGTTGATGCTGCTGTTTCGCTACGCGGTCGTGGACGGCGACTCCATGGTCCCGACTTTCGAAAACCGCGACCGCGTCTTTGCCGCCAACATCTTTTATGAACCGCAGCGGCTCGACGTCGTGGCGGTCTTTGAGGTAAACACGCTCCACAAACCGCTGATCAAACGCGTCATCGGCATTGCCGGCGACAAAATCGTCGTCGACGCCGCGGCCGGAAAGGTCTACGTCAATGATATCGCGCTCGAAGACGCCTACGTGTCGGGCCCGACCAACGAGGCGGGCAGCGTCAGTTACCCCGTCATCGTGCCCGAGGGATACATTTTCGTCATGGGCGACAACCGCAATTACTCCTACGACAGCCGCTATACCGAGATCGGAATGATCAAACTGAGCGCGGTCATCGGAAAAGTCGTTTTGCGGTTTTACCCCGTTGACAAAGTGACTTCACAGTTCTCATGA
- the ylqF gene encoding ribosome biogenesis GTPase YlqF gives MTPDIQWYPGHMTRTRREIEAQLKIVDLVAEVLDARLPLSSRNPDIDSIAAGKPRLILLNKSDLANRKITLAWAEKFRSQGLGVVITDCKSGYGINSIKPAAFSLLAEKRARDAARGMTKAVRMMVCGIPNVGKSALINRLAGTKKVRVEDRPGVTRARQWVTVDSEFELMDTAGVLWPKFEDKEAAVRLALTGAIKDAVLDTAGLALKMLEYLSQTEPEALKARYEVDLSGTPLELFDRICKKRGMIIRGGEPDYERCAVMLLDELRGGKLGPVSFEKP, from the coding sequence ATGACACCCGATATCCAATGGTACCCGGGTCACATGACCAGGACCCGCCGCGAGATCGAAGCGCAGCTCAAAATCGTCGATCTGGTGGCGGAAGTGCTCGACGCGCGTCTGCCGCTGTCATCGCGCAATCCCGACATCGATTCCATCGCAGCCGGAAAACCCCGGCTGATTCTTTTGAATAAATCCGATCTCGCCAATCGGAAAATCACCCTCGCCTGGGCCGAAAAATTCCGGTCGCAGGGTCTCGGCGTGGTCATCACCGACTGCAAGAGCGGCTACGGCATCAACAGCATCAAGCCGGCCGCGTTCTCGCTGCTCGCCGAAAAGCGCGCGAGAGACGCGGCAAGAGGTATGACGAAGGCCGTCCGGATGATGGTCTGCGGCATTCCGAACGTCGGCAAATCGGCGCTGATCAACCGGCTCGCCGGCACGAAAAAAGTCCGCGTCGAAGACCGTCCCGGCGTCACCCGCGCCCGTCAGTGGGTCACGGTCGACAGTGAATTCGAACTCATGGACACCGCGGGCGTGCTCTGGCCGAAATTCGAAGACAAAGAAGCCGCCGTCCGCCTTGCGCTGACCGGCGCGATCAAAGACGCGGTGCTCGATACCGCCGGGCTTGCGCTGAAAATGCTCGAATACCTCTCCCAAACCGAACCCGAAGCGCTGAAAGCGCGTTATGAAGTTGATCTCTCCGGCACGCCGCTGGAACTCTTCGACCGCATCTGCAAAAAGCGCGGCATGATAATCCGGGGCGGCGAGCCCGATTACGAGCGCTGCGCGGTGATGCTGCTCGACGAACTGCGCGGGGGTAAACTCGGCCCCGTCTCTTTCGAAAAGCCATGA
- a CDS encoding YraN family protein: MRGALGEDAAAVFLEHSGFRILSRNFKVTEGELDIVAERNALVHIVEVKQRAADSIERPAAFVTPAKQNRLKTAAMRWLSQSGCKMPFCFDIVEILGDEITLIENAF; encoded by the coding sequence GTGAGAGGCGCCTTGGGCGAAGACGCGGCGGCCGTCTTTCTCGAACACAGCGGTTTTCGGATTTTATCCCGCAATTTCAAAGTCACCGAGGGCGAGCTGGACATCGTCGCAGAGCGCAACGCCCTCGTACATATCGTCGAAGTCAAACAGCGCGCCGCCGACTCTATCGAGCGCCCCGCGGCTTTTGTCACTCCGGCAAAGCAAAACCGCCTCAAAACAGCCGCCATGCGCTGGCTGTCCCAAAGCGGCTGCAAAATGCCGTTTTGTTTCGACATCGTCGAAATTTTAGGCGACGAAATCACCCTGATCGAAAACGCGTTCTGA